From a single Musa acuminata AAA Group cultivar baxijiao unplaced genomic scaffold, Cavendish_Baxijiao_AAA HiC_scaffold_1078, whole genome shotgun sequence genomic region:
- the LOC103983726 gene encoding uncharacterized protein LOC103983726 isoform X2, protein MRHLLTHAPPPDPPPTSTSAGGGGPVEEEEVTTKKRCQYWLPNKRRLCANTPLPFSSSVSGENLKSHVKRCPFKKQAQVLESQPYYSKGINSGSSGDGKADAVGSAAKRNAIFRMSVQDFHGLLGKIKLIHSSISMVLPHSYLVPDACSKWLNQRLDRKLPYQEKHAMQQASIIGNIEAFGMLQKPKDLTNPFCQECDGSDDVDGDESRVSAVVEFGAGRGYLTHMLTDCYGIKKAFLVERKSYKLKADRSLRQNQSISLERLRIDIADLNLDEVHFLKGLGHLAIGKHLCGPATDLTIRCCLNREYNQSKETHSTSSHLKGIALATCCHHLCQWKHYTNTKFLLSLGITEEEFHAMTWFTSWAVDADHSSELSDVSHQETNLSTICSEDKQSNLEDSDVEQVIRGMPVLDRAHLGFICKEIIDIGRLLSLRDQGMDAQLVKYVPSNISPENHLLLAKSRFEFPTVI, encoded by the exons ATGCGTCACCTCCTTACCCACGCGCCGCCTCCGGACCCTCCTCCCACGTCCACCAGCGCCGGTGGAGGTGGAccggtggaggaagaagaagtgaCCACGAAGAAGCGGTGTCAGTACTGGCTCCCCAACAAGCGCCGCCTCTGCGCCAACACACCCCTCCCTTTCTCCAG TTCCGTATCGGGGGAGAATCTGAAATCCCACGTCAAAAGATGCCCTTTCAAGAAACAAGCCCAAGTCCTGGAGAGCCAACCATACTACTCCAAGGGAATCAATAGCGGTAGCAGCGGTGACGGGAAAGCCGATGCTGTGGGTTCCGCTGCAAAGAGGAATGCTATTTTTAGGATGTCGGTGCAGGACTTTCATGGTCTCCTTGGGAAGATCAAGTTGATCCATTCATCTATTTCTATGGTCTTGCCACATTCGTATCTTGTCCCTGATGCTTGCAGTAAATGGTTGAATCAGCGGCTGGACAG GAAATTGCCTTATCAGGAGAAGCATGCCATGCAGCAAGCGTCAATTATTGGGAACATAGAGGCATTCGGAATGCTTCAAAAGCCAAAGGATTTGACAAATCCATTTTGTCAAGAATGTGATGGAAGTGATGATGTTGATGGGGACGAAAGTCGAGTCTCAGCAGTGGTGGAGTTTGGAGCTGGCAGAGGGTATTTGACTCACATGCTCACAGATTGTTATGGGATCAAGAAAGCTTTTCTGGTTGAGCGAAAGTCTTACAAGCTTAAG gcTGACCGAAGTCTGCGACAAAACCAAAGCATAAGTTTAGAGCGTTTGAGAATTGACA TAGcagatttgaatttggatgaagTACATTTCTTGAAGGGTCTCGGACACCTAGCCATTGGAAAACATCTCTGTGGACCTGCAACAG ATCTGACAATTAGGTGCTGTCTCAATCGAGAATATAACCAAAGTAAGGAAACACATTCAACTAGTTCTCATCTGAAAGGCATTGCTCTCGCAACATGTTGTCACCATCTTTGCCAATGGAAACATTATACAA ACACAAAGTTTCTTCTTTCTCTGGGAATTACAGAGGAAGAATTCCATGCTATGACGTGGTTTACTAGCTGGGCCGTAGATGCAGATCATAGTTCAGAGCTTTCTGATGTGTCACATCAAGAAACAAATCTTAGCACCAT ATGTAGTGAGGATAAGCAATCCAACTTGGAGGATAGTGATGTTGAACAAGTCATACGAGGTATGCCAGTGCTCGATAGGGCTCATTTGGGGTTTATATGCAAAGAGATCATCGACATTGGGAGGTTATTGAGTCTGAGAGATCAAGGAATGGACGCACAACTTGTGAAGTATGTCCCATCAAATATTTCACCAGAAAATCATTTGCTGCTTGCTAAATCTAGGTTTGAGTTTCCAACAGTCATATAA
- the LOC103983726 gene encoding tRNA:m(4)X modification enzyme TRM13 isoform X5 — protein MRHLLTHAPPPDPPPTSTSAGGGGPVEEEEVTTKKRCQYWLPNKRRLCANTPLPFSRFCGNHETTAEARRIPCPIDPSHSVSGENLKSHVKRCPFKKQAQVLESQPYYSKGINSGSSGDGKADAVGSAAKRNAIFRMSVQDFHGLLGKIKLIHSSISMVLPHSYLVPDACSKWLNQRLDRKLPYQEKHAMQQASIIGNIEAFGMLQKPKDLTNPFCQECDGSDDVDGDESRVSAVVEFGAGRGYLTHMLTDCYGIKKAFLVERKSYKLKADRSLRQNQSISLERLRIDIADLNLDEVHFLKGLGHLAIGKHLCGPATDLTIRCCLNREYNQSKETHSTSSHLKGIALATCCHHLCQWKHYTNVVRISNPTWRIVMLNKSYEVCQCSIGLIWGLYAKRSSTLGGY, from the exons ATGCGTCACCTCCTTACCCACGCGCCGCCTCCGGACCCTCCTCCCACGTCCACCAGCGCCGGTGGAGGTGGAccggtggaggaagaagaagtgaCCACGAAGAAGCGGTGTCAGTACTGGCTCCCCAACAAGCGCCGCCTCTGCGCCAACACACCCCTCCCTTTCTCCAG GTTCTGTGGAAATCATGAGACAACCGCTGAAGCTCGACGGATCCCCTGTCCGATCGACCCATCCCA TTCCGTATCGGGGGAGAATCTGAAATCCCACGTCAAAAGATGCCCTTTCAAGAAACAAGCCCAAGTCCTGGAGAGCCAACCATACTACTCCAAGGGAATCAATAGCGGTAGCAGCGGTGACGGGAAAGCCGATGCTGTGGGTTCCGCTGCAAAGAGGAATGCTATTTTTAGGATGTCGGTGCAGGACTTTCATGGTCTCCTTGGGAAGATCAAGTTGATCCATTCATCTATTTCTATGGTCTTGCCACATTCGTATCTTGTCCCTGATGCTTGCAGTAAATGGTTGAATCAGCGGCTGGACAG GAAATTGCCTTATCAGGAGAAGCATGCCATGCAGCAAGCGTCAATTATTGGGAACATAGAGGCATTCGGAATGCTTCAAAAGCCAAAGGATTTGACAAATCCATTTTGTCAAGAATGTGATGGAAGTGATGATGTTGATGGGGACGAAAGTCGAGTCTCAGCAGTGGTGGAGTTTGGAGCTGGCAGAGGGTATTTGACTCACATGCTCACAGATTGTTATGGGATCAAGAAAGCTTTTCTGGTTGAGCGAAAGTCTTACAAGCTTAAG gcTGACCGAAGTCTGCGACAAAACCAAAGCATAAGTTTAGAGCGTTTGAGAATTGACA TAGcagatttgaatttggatgaagTACATTTCTTGAAGGGTCTCGGACACCTAGCCATTGGAAAACATCTCTGTGGACCTGCAACAG ATCTGACAATTAGGTGCTGTCTCAATCGAGAATATAACCAAAGTAAGGAAACACATTCAACTAGTTCTCATCTGAAAGGCATTGCTCTCGCAACATGTTGTCACCATCTTTGCCAATGGAAACATTATACAA ATGTAGTGAGGATAAGCAATCCAACTTGGAGGATAGTGATGTTGAACAAGTCATACGAGGTATGCCAGTGCTCGATAGGGCTCATTTGGGGTTTATATGCAAAGAGATCATCGACATTGGGAGGTTATTGA
- the LOC135666290 gene encoding uncharacterized protein LOC135666290: MEKKEESNGTSTVTKTSHRPKKRSTLGIVWASIFTMRRCSSSKKGPNSPKAADGMLKSLVDGMRPLHLQLDYRPPFPLLPPPPPAGHESFHDVFPPPSSPACSSNDGMSRYASAEDLQALDDDTAEGNDGSTGANGVDEGEASHAIDTKAEEFITRFYEQMRLQRLDSQPGH; this comes from the coding sequence atggagaagaaggaagagagcaATGGCACCTCCACCGTGACCAAAACTTCCCACCGCCCCAAGAAGCGCAGCACGCTGGGCATCGTTTGGGCCTCCATCTTCACTATGCGTCGCTGCTCATCCAGCAAGAAAGGCCCTAATTCTCCGAAAGCTGCCGATGGTATGCTGAAGAGCCTTGTCGATGGTATGCGCCCTCTCCATCTCCAACTCGACTACCGCCCGCCGTTCCCTCTTTTGCCGCCGCCTCCACCAGCTGGACACGAGTCGTTCCACGATGTGTTCCCCCCGCCGTCTTCCCCCGCGTGCTCCTCCAACGACGGCATGAGCCGCTATGCTTCCGCGGAGGATCTACAAGCACTCGACGACGACACGGCCGAGGGCAACGACGGCAGCACTGGGGCCAACGGCGTCGACGAGGGTGAGGCTTCACATGCAATCGACACGAAGGCCGAGGAGTTCATCACAAGGTTCTACGAGCAGATGCGGCTCCAGCGCCTGGACTCGCAACCAGGCCACTGA
- the LOC103983726 gene encoding tRNA:m(4)X modification enzyme TRM13 isoform X1 encodes MRHLLTHAPPPDPPPTSTSAGGGGPVEEEEVTTKKRCQYWLPNKRRLCANTPLPFSRFCGNHETTAEARRIPCPIDPSHSVSGENLKSHVKRCPFKKQAQVLESQPYYSKGINSGSSGDGKADAVGSAAKRNAIFRMSVQDFHGLLGKIKLIHSSISMVLPHSYLVPDACSKWLNQRLDRKLPYQEKHAMQQASIIGNIEAFGMLQKPKDLTNPFCQECDGSDDVDGDESRVSAVVEFGAGRGYLTHMLTDCYGIKKAFLVERKSYKLKADRSLRQNQSISLERLRIDIADLNLDEVHFLKGLGHLAIGKHLCGPATDLTIRCCLNREYNQSKETHSTSSHLKGIALATCCHHLCQWKHYTNTKFLLSLGITEEEFHAMTWFTSWAVDADHSSELSDVSHQETNLSTICSEDKQSNLEDSDVEQVIRGMPVLDRAHLGFICKEIIDIGRLLSLRDQGMDAQLVKYVPSNISPENHLLLAKSRFEFPTVI; translated from the exons ATGCGTCACCTCCTTACCCACGCGCCGCCTCCGGACCCTCCTCCCACGTCCACCAGCGCCGGTGGAGGTGGAccggtggaggaagaagaagtgaCCACGAAGAAGCGGTGTCAGTACTGGCTCCCCAACAAGCGCCGCCTCTGCGCCAACACACCCCTCCCTTTCTCCAG GTTCTGTGGAAATCATGAGACAACCGCTGAAGCTCGACGGATCCCCTGTCCGATCGACCCATCCCA TTCCGTATCGGGGGAGAATCTGAAATCCCACGTCAAAAGATGCCCTTTCAAGAAACAAGCCCAAGTCCTGGAGAGCCAACCATACTACTCCAAGGGAATCAATAGCGGTAGCAGCGGTGACGGGAAAGCCGATGCTGTGGGTTCCGCTGCAAAGAGGAATGCTATTTTTAGGATGTCGGTGCAGGACTTTCATGGTCTCCTTGGGAAGATCAAGTTGATCCATTCATCTATTTCTATGGTCTTGCCACATTCGTATCTTGTCCCTGATGCTTGCAGTAAATGGTTGAATCAGCGGCTGGACAG GAAATTGCCTTATCAGGAGAAGCATGCCATGCAGCAAGCGTCAATTATTGGGAACATAGAGGCATTCGGAATGCTTCAAAAGCCAAAGGATTTGACAAATCCATTTTGTCAAGAATGTGATGGAAGTGATGATGTTGATGGGGACGAAAGTCGAGTCTCAGCAGTGGTGGAGTTTGGAGCTGGCAGAGGGTATTTGACTCACATGCTCACAGATTGTTATGGGATCAAGAAAGCTTTTCTGGTTGAGCGAAAGTCTTACAAGCTTAAG gcTGACCGAAGTCTGCGACAAAACCAAAGCATAAGTTTAGAGCGTTTGAGAATTGACA TAGcagatttgaatttggatgaagTACATTTCTTGAAGGGTCTCGGACACCTAGCCATTGGAAAACATCTCTGTGGACCTGCAACAG ATCTGACAATTAGGTGCTGTCTCAATCGAGAATATAACCAAAGTAAGGAAACACATTCAACTAGTTCTCATCTGAAAGGCATTGCTCTCGCAACATGTTGTCACCATCTTTGCCAATGGAAACATTATACAA ACACAAAGTTTCTTCTTTCTCTGGGAATTACAGAGGAAGAATTCCATGCTATGACGTGGTTTACTAGCTGGGCCGTAGATGCAGATCATAGTTCAGAGCTTTCTGATGTGTCACATCAAGAAACAAATCTTAGCACCAT ATGTAGTGAGGATAAGCAATCCAACTTGGAGGATAGTGATGTTGAACAAGTCATACGAGGTATGCCAGTGCTCGATAGGGCTCATTTGGGGTTTATATGCAAAGAGATCATCGACATTGGGAGGTTATTGAGTCTGAGAGATCAAGGAATGGACGCACAACTTGTGAAGTATGTCCCATCAAATATTTCACCAGAAAATCATTTGCTGCTTGCTAAATCTAGGTTTGAGTTTCCAACAGTCATATAA
- the LOC135666288 gene encoding protein ABC transporter 1, mitochondrial-like yields the protein MARRPPPLLQDLRRLFRGVSLVALEAAKRSPNLEAARAGDLEALVSQTLKAALVSATDLAGLTRGTPRQMSASHSTRESSVIYFSNDYEPEVTAFRGGSADPSILEKPSPQSQTKSRSRLVDVQEVPIAASAMMTAENNCRSQELEDGATMELGVLRENGSMKDPIRSSLPEMNLVGSAGGDVPLKRRRPRERRVPSTPISRALGFAGLGAGLAWGTIQESAKRIVFGMPKIEGKQSALSPFLSEKNAERLALALCRMRGAALKLGQMLSIQDESLVPAPILAALDIVRQGADVMPRKQLNDVLDAELGLDWSSKLRSFDYEPLAAASIGQVHRAVMKSGLKVAMKIQYPGVADSIESDIENVRLILDYTNLIPKGLFLDNAIKVAKEELSRECDYELEAASQKRFRDFLSDSEGFYVPMVIDEISSKKVLTTELITGVAIDKVALLSQKIRDYVGKKFLELTLKELFVFRFMQTDPNWGNFLFDETTKMINLIDFGAAREYPKNFVDDYLRMVIACANSDRDAVIEMSRRLGFLTGEESDVMMEAHVQAGFIVGMPFAKGGGYDFRSSNITQSISNLGATMLKHRLTPPPEEAYSLHRKLSGAFLACIKLGAVVPCREILLQVYQQYQFDL from the exons ATGGCTCGTCGTCCGCCGCCGCTGCTACAGGACCTCCGCCGCCTCTTCCGCGGAGTCTCTCTCGTCGCCCTAGAGGCTGCCAAGCGATCTCCCAACCTCGAAGCTGCCAGGGCGGGCGATCTGGAGGCCCTCGTCTCTCAAACCCTCAAGGCCGCCCTCGTGTCTGCCACGGATCTTGCCGGGCTAACGAGAGGGACGCCCCGTCAGATGTCCGCTTCACACTCCACCAGGGAGTCCTCCGTCATCTACTTCTCGAACGATTACGAGCCCGAGGTCACTGCTTTCCGGGGGGGATCAGCCGATCCCTCCATCTTGGAGAAGCCCTCGCCCCAGTCCCAGACCAAATCACGATCCAGGCTGGTAGACGTCCAGGAGGTCCCCATAGCTGCATCTGCGATGATGACCGCGGAGAACAATTGCCGATCGCAGGAATTGGAGGACGGTGCCACCATGGAACTTGGTGTTCTTCGCGAGAACGGTAGCATGAAAGATCCGATCCGGTCTAGCCTGCCGGAGATGAATCTTGTGGGCAGCGCTGGAGGAGACGTTCCACTAAAGAGGCGGCGACCTCGCGAGAGAAGAGTCCCGTCCACTCCCATTAGCAGGGCTCTAGG GTTTGCTGGTCTGGGAGCTGGGCTTGCATGGGGTACAATCCAAGAATCTGCAAAGAGGATTGTCTTTGGTATGCCCAAAATAGAAGGGAAGCAGTCTGCCCTTTCACCTTTTTTATCTGAGAAAAATGCTGAACGTTTGGCACTTGCACTGTGTAGAATGCGAGGGGCTGCACTTAAATTGGGCCAGATGTTGAGCATTCAGGATGAATCCCTTGTGCCAGCACCG ATATTGGCAGCTTTGGATATTGTTCGTCAAGGAGCTGATGTGATGCCAAGGAAACAATTGAATGATGTTTTGGATGCTGAACTGGGTCTTGATTGGTCATCCAAACTGAGGAGCTTTGATTATGAACCACTTGCGGCAGCAAGCATAGGGCAG GTCCATCGAGCAGTTATGAAGAGTGGTCTCAAGGTTGCAATGAAAATACAGTACCCTGGTGTTGCAGATAGCATAGAAAGTGACATCGAGAATGTCAGGCTAATTTTAGACTACACAAATCTCATTCCTAAAGGACTTTTTCTTGATAATGCTATAAAG GTGGCTAAGGAGGAACTGTCTAGGGAATGTGATTATGAGTTGGAAGCTGCAAGTCAAAAGCGATTCCGTGATTTCCTATCTGATTCAGAAGGGTTCTATGTTCCTATGGTTATTGATGAAATCTCGAGTAAAAAGGTTTTGACAACCGAGCTTATTACAG gaGTTGCCATCGATAAGGTGGCATTACTAAGTCAAAAAATTCGGGACTATGTGGGGAAAAAATTTCTTGAGCTGACTCTAAAGGAATTGTTTGTTTTCCGGTTCATGCAG ACGGATCCCAACTGGGGCAATTTTCTTTTTGATGAGACTACCAAAATGATTAATCTCATTGACTTTGGTGCAGCTCGTGAGTATCCAAAGAATTTTGTTGATGACTATCTACGAATG GTCATCGCATGTGCAAATAGTGATAGAGATGCAGTGATAGAGATGTCGCGGAGACTTGGCTTTCTTACAGGTGAGGAATCGGATGTTATGATGGAGGCTCATGTCCAAGCCGGCTTTATTGTTGGGATGCCCTTTGCGAAAGGTGGTGGATATGACTTCCGTTCGAGCAACATAACCCAAAGCATCTCAAATCTTGGGGCAACAATGCTGAAGCACAGGTTGACACCTCCACCGGAGGAGGCCTACAGTCTTCACAGAAAGCTCTCTGGAGCTTTCTTGGCTTGCATCAAGCTTGGTGCCGTGGTGCCGTGCAGGGAGATACTTCTACAGGTCTATCAGCAGTACCAATTTGATCTGTAG
- the LOC103983726 gene encoding tRNA:m(4)X modification enzyme TRM13 isoform X4, with translation MRHLLTHAPPPDPPPTSTSAGGGGPVEEEEVTTKKRCQYWLPNKRRLCANTPLPFSSSVSGENLKSHVKRCPFKKQAQVLESQPYYSKGINSGSSGDGKADAVGSAAKRNAIFRMSVQDFHGLLGKIKLIHSSISMVLPHSYLVPDACSKWLNQRLDRKLPYQEKHAMQQASIIGNIEAFGMLQKPKDLTNPFCQECDGSDDVDGDESRVSAVVEFGAGRGYLTHMLTDCYGIKKAFLVERKSYKLKADRSLRQNQSISLERLRIDIADLNLDEVHFLKGLGHLAIGKHLCGPATDTKFLLSLGITEEEFHAMTWFTSWAVDADHSSELSDVSHQETNLSTICSEDKQSNLEDSDVEQVIRGMPVLDRAHLGFICKEIIDIGRLLSLRDQGMDAQLVKYVPSNISPENHLLLAKSRFEFPTVI, from the exons ATGCGTCACCTCCTTACCCACGCGCCGCCTCCGGACCCTCCTCCCACGTCCACCAGCGCCGGTGGAGGTGGAccggtggaggaagaagaagtgaCCACGAAGAAGCGGTGTCAGTACTGGCTCCCCAACAAGCGCCGCCTCTGCGCCAACACACCCCTCCCTTTCTCCAG TTCCGTATCGGGGGAGAATCTGAAATCCCACGTCAAAAGATGCCCTTTCAAGAAACAAGCCCAAGTCCTGGAGAGCCAACCATACTACTCCAAGGGAATCAATAGCGGTAGCAGCGGTGACGGGAAAGCCGATGCTGTGGGTTCCGCTGCAAAGAGGAATGCTATTTTTAGGATGTCGGTGCAGGACTTTCATGGTCTCCTTGGGAAGATCAAGTTGATCCATTCATCTATTTCTATGGTCTTGCCACATTCGTATCTTGTCCCTGATGCTTGCAGTAAATGGTTGAATCAGCGGCTGGACAG GAAATTGCCTTATCAGGAGAAGCATGCCATGCAGCAAGCGTCAATTATTGGGAACATAGAGGCATTCGGAATGCTTCAAAAGCCAAAGGATTTGACAAATCCATTTTGTCAAGAATGTGATGGAAGTGATGATGTTGATGGGGACGAAAGTCGAGTCTCAGCAGTGGTGGAGTTTGGAGCTGGCAGAGGGTATTTGACTCACATGCTCACAGATTGTTATGGGATCAAGAAAGCTTTTCTGGTTGAGCGAAAGTCTTACAAGCTTAAG gcTGACCGAAGTCTGCGACAAAACCAAAGCATAAGTTTAGAGCGTTTGAGAATTGACA TAGcagatttgaatttggatgaagTACATTTCTTGAAGGGTCTCGGACACCTAGCCATTGGAAAACATCTCTGTGGACCTGCAACAG ACACAAAGTTTCTTCTTTCTCTGGGAATTACAGAGGAAGAATTCCATGCTATGACGTGGTTTACTAGCTGGGCCGTAGATGCAGATCATAGTTCAGAGCTTTCTGATGTGTCACATCAAGAAACAAATCTTAGCACCAT ATGTAGTGAGGATAAGCAATCCAACTTGGAGGATAGTGATGTTGAACAAGTCATACGAGGTATGCCAGTGCTCGATAGGGCTCATTTGGGGTTTATATGCAAAGAGATCATCGACATTGGGAGGTTATTGAGTCTGAGAGATCAAGGAATGGACGCACAACTTGTGAAGTATGTCCCATCAAATATTTCACCAGAAAATCATTTGCTGCTTGCTAAATCTAGGTTTGAGTTTCCAACAGTCATATAA
- the LOC103983726 gene encoding tRNA:m(4)X modification enzyme TRM13 isoform X3: MRHLLTHAPPPDPPPTSTSAGGGGPVEEEEVTTKKRCQYWLPNKRRLCANTPLPFSRFCGNHETTAEARRIPCPIDPSHSVSGENLKSHVKRCPFKKQAQVLESQPYYSKGINSGSSGDGKADAVGSAAKRNAIFRMSVQDFHGLLGKIKLIHSSISMVLPHSYLVPDACSKWLNQRLDRKLPYQEKHAMQQASIIGNIEAFGMLQKPKDLTNPFCQECDGSDDVDGDESRVSAVVEFGAGRGYLTHMLTDCYGIKKAFLVERKSYKLKADRSLRQNQSISLERLRIDIADLNLDEVHFLKGLGHLAIGKHLCGPATDTKFLLSLGITEEEFHAMTWFTSWAVDADHSSELSDVSHQETNLSTICSEDKQSNLEDSDVEQVIRGMPVLDRAHLGFICKEIIDIGRLLSLRDQGMDAQLVKYVPSNISPENHLLLAKSRFEFPTVI; encoded by the exons ATGCGTCACCTCCTTACCCACGCGCCGCCTCCGGACCCTCCTCCCACGTCCACCAGCGCCGGTGGAGGTGGAccggtggaggaagaagaagtgaCCACGAAGAAGCGGTGTCAGTACTGGCTCCCCAACAAGCGCCGCCTCTGCGCCAACACACCCCTCCCTTTCTCCAG GTTCTGTGGAAATCATGAGACAACCGCTGAAGCTCGACGGATCCCCTGTCCGATCGACCCATCCCA TTCCGTATCGGGGGAGAATCTGAAATCCCACGTCAAAAGATGCCCTTTCAAGAAACAAGCCCAAGTCCTGGAGAGCCAACCATACTACTCCAAGGGAATCAATAGCGGTAGCAGCGGTGACGGGAAAGCCGATGCTGTGGGTTCCGCTGCAAAGAGGAATGCTATTTTTAGGATGTCGGTGCAGGACTTTCATGGTCTCCTTGGGAAGATCAAGTTGATCCATTCATCTATTTCTATGGTCTTGCCACATTCGTATCTTGTCCCTGATGCTTGCAGTAAATGGTTGAATCAGCGGCTGGACAG GAAATTGCCTTATCAGGAGAAGCATGCCATGCAGCAAGCGTCAATTATTGGGAACATAGAGGCATTCGGAATGCTTCAAAAGCCAAAGGATTTGACAAATCCATTTTGTCAAGAATGTGATGGAAGTGATGATGTTGATGGGGACGAAAGTCGAGTCTCAGCAGTGGTGGAGTTTGGAGCTGGCAGAGGGTATTTGACTCACATGCTCACAGATTGTTATGGGATCAAGAAAGCTTTTCTGGTTGAGCGAAAGTCTTACAAGCTTAAG gcTGACCGAAGTCTGCGACAAAACCAAAGCATAAGTTTAGAGCGTTTGAGAATTGACA TAGcagatttgaatttggatgaagTACATTTCTTGAAGGGTCTCGGACACCTAGCCATTGGAAAACATCTCTGTGGACCTGCAACAG ACACAAAGTTTCTTCTTTCTCTGGGAATTACAGAGGAAGAATTCCATGCTATGACGTGGTTTACTAGCTGGGCCGTAGATGCAGATCATAGTTCAGAGCTTTCTGATGTGTCACATCAAGAAACAAATCTTAGCACCAT ATGTAGTGAGGATAAGCAATCCAACTTGGAGGATAGTGATGTTGAACAAGTCATACGAGGTATGCCAGTGCTCGATAGGGCTCATTTGGGGTTTATATGCAAAGAGATCATCGACATTGGGAGGTTATTGAGTCTGAGAGATCAAGGAATGGACGCACAACTTGTGAAGTATGTCCCATCAAATATTTCACCAGAAAATCATTTGCTGCTTGCTAAATCTAGGTTTGAGTTTCCAACAGTCATATAA